ctggccactcctaaccACCATccagtcttgtctttaacctggacctcaaagtaaaatctccctgaggagaagctctgcctcgtgagaacaAATGTATACCTTGTACATttcttagggttgtctgggagtttCTTCCTcacacctccatcatgtacttgtttcccatcctcagacaggatgagccagggatgagctgtatcaggatccagagtcacatctacttcatactgctggaccctcttcagttcagcatcacacttcttcatctccatgttcagtgtctcctccagctgatccagggatctcctcaaggtccctacatatgacggaggacggacctccaccgtggtccagtccctggtgggtggaggatccttcagggatctgaaggtctggaggaagtggaggtggtcttcagtttgtgagagccgcttcacctctgagcttctattggtcagatcttctatttcctgctccagctctttgatgaggtcctCAGCTTGTTTcactgtggatttcagtttctcttgaaccgtttggttgaattcatcccggcccttttcaacacagcctatcagagcagtgaagacctgcccaccttgggctatctctctgtctgcgtctttgttgctcagttccactgtgttcttgatctccttaatcttttgttttctctcctggatctTCTGCGGAACGTCTGTCACcgtcttccccagctgggccgtcttcacttcatattcctcctttagaggtacaacaggatgggacttgtggtctgtcactgtgcacaacagacacacacacacctgttcagtctggcagaagagctccagaagtcggtcgtgtttctgacacatcctgtcttccagacggtccataggctcgaccagccgatgtttctgcaggcgagcgactctctgatgtggctccaggtgggtttggcagtaagaggtaaaacacattaggcaggacttcacagccttctgctgggtcccagtacagacgtcacagggaacttctgctggttcaacacaaggctgctcttttactcgtaCGGTTGTTCTAAACTGAGCAGCCAGCTCTGATAAGAAGGTATTGACCCGTAAATCAGGTCTTGTATGGAAAATCTCGTTGCAAATAGGACATTTGTACtggacttgttcatcccagaactttttaatacaggttctgcagaagttgtgtccacatgtggTGGTAACTGGACTgatgaacacatccagacagatggaacatgaaaagttctcttcagaccaggaagtgttagcacaggccattcctagacacagagGACAAGGTTCATGTATTGAGCCATTATAGATCATTATTtcatattaagttaacactggCAGTTAAAAAAGGCTTGACTCCAGACCTTAACCTCATAAAACcaccaagtcatgtgactcggggTCGGGCAGACGAACCAGGCCGACGAGTTCACCTTCAGTCAGAGCCAACAAACACTTACAGCAACGCGGAAGTTAAGTCCACTGAATTAAAAATAGTTTTACCTCGAAAATTCACAAAGTATAAGATGGAAGACTTACTGTATTGTTTATAACAGTATGGTGgcaatatacccccccccccccttcctgataTAAATATTCAATCACATGTCATATTAAAGTACTTCATAACTGTATGGAGAAATCTATATGCATGATATTAGTGATAATGAAGTCTTAATATcaagagagaaataaataaaaatccaaaCTCAAGATGATAAACTCAAGGTTTTAACTACGCCTCAAAGTTGTGTGCTTTAACTTACCTAGTTGATACTGTCTGTCAGACTATTTGTTCCAAACTATTTCTGctgaaagagagaactgcttccacGTCGGTTGGCTTTGGTCTCTATTAACCTTAAGTTTCGTTTCCTGAACAAGACGTCCTCTCCGTAccacctgactcctcccctaacacccggctcctcccctaacaccaggctcctcccctaacacctggctccgcccccacggtTTAccgacgtttcaaacgttcacTTCACACCCTGAATGTGGGCGCATTCAGTAAAGGCAGGTTAAAATGCGTTGATATGTTCTCTCTTCTTTGCGACATTCAATATGTTCAACCTTAAAATGACCCGACACAGTGACTCCgggtaaaaaataaagtttgtgGTTTAGTGGTTCATTTCTTTATGATTTATTGCGGCTGTGGACCGACGACCCGCCCTCAtatagggttagacagtgtttaaggatatatgtggtaatggaacagggaggggttagacagtgtttaaggatatatgtggtaatggatcagGGAGCGGTTAGGGGGCGTCTTGCTCTATAGGATAAAACAGGttaggctgcagacattggggatcaaacccagaacctttcagcttgGAGTTGAACTCGctcaccactacacacacaggcatagacacacacacacacacacacacacacacacacacacacacacacacacacacacacacacacacacacacacacacacacacacacacacacacacacacacacaataacaacactGCCAGTATCGACCTCTGCTCAGGAATCAAGTGAGTGAAGCGTTCCCAAAGTGTCTTGTGTTCAGGGGAAATCCCCATCTGATCAGAATCCATGGTTTACTGCATGAAGGGAGACCCAGACGACCTCTGATAGGACCTTCAGGTCTGTGTTGGACCGTCCCTGAAGATCTGTAAGCCAATCACCTGCTCACGTTGCCAAGGCGATGGCACTGAGACCAGGCATGCATGGCTTCTGACGAGGACTGCTGTAATAAACCAAAGAACTCTGATGAATCCCTCTCAATCGTTGTGAACAGGGTTAGGGATAGGATAGAACCATAAGAAAAAATATctacttttatttttcattaaattgaaTGAGAATTGTCTGTACTTTTTACTATTTAGCAATTCAGACGAAACTTGGTGAATACCTATAAGGTCATCAAGGGGCCGGTAGGAATGAGGAGTCTATCAAAGCGTTGCCTACAGCTTGGTAGTAGACAGTGGAGATCGAACCCAGCGCCCTTTGTCTGGGGGACCTAACACCCCACCCAGACACTAAACGGACATCTCAGTCTGACCTCCAGTGTCCTCTCTGCCCCCACGGGGGTCACAGAGCCCCGTGGGGGCAGAGAgcgcccgctgcccgctgccgaggcaccaccgccacggtgcgggcagcggggctccggcgggagacaagcgcgggcaacaatccctttctcctccatgtcgcggttcatgtacttcaaggAGCCAGAGCCaatgttcctttcccccaattccttctcaaccatggctgagataacccccagtacgagctgagataacccccactacgagctgagataacccccactacgagctgagataacccccactacgagctgagataacccccactacgagctgagataacccccactacgagtctcgttgtggacaTACCAGAGACGTCGTAGAGAACCCGACGTTTGGCGTCATTAGCGGGCTTATGAGAGCGGGCAAAGCAgtgaaaggggaggtaacatgtCCCCGTGTGACTACATACAGGGAAAATTACAAATCGTCGAGTCTGacctttgttttttcaaaggcagagcaggatacctagtgctcgtatTACACCTAACACCATTCCTAGCtgctgggggaccataggcaggctagaggaactcatattaatgttagaaaacctcataaagtgacattttcatgccataGGACCTTTAAGGGAAGTTTAATGAAAATCATTGCTGTTTAAGAGATGCTTTTATTAAAAGCAGCTAACAGTGGATTCAGATACTGTCATTCAGGAGCAGCTAGGAgtttagggcatcttgctcaaggcaCCCCTAAAACTAAACCCAGTTCCCTTTGGGCAGGAGGTCAAACACCCCATGCCACCCTGCCCCGTGCCCCATGCTTATGATCCAAACGTCTTAACGTGGACAGGAGAGTCTTCACTACTCCCTCTGACATGTTCTGCCTTGGTGTGCAGCTGTATCGTAGCCTGGGTATCCGCGTGATGCTGGTGGGTCTGGAGATCTGGACCTACGGAGACCGAGGACCAAGCATGACAACGCTCAGTTCATCACGTAAGACCCGCCGTGTTCATCTGTGAATGTGACGTGGATATGATCCATTTGTACATGTTGAAACATCTCccctctctgattggtccagggACGTGGATTTCATCGGCAATACCG
This genomic window from Gadus macrocephalus chromosome 15, ASM3116895v1 contains:
- the LOC132473799 gene encoding E3 ubiquitin-protein ligase TRIM39-like isoform X2, which encodes MACANTSWSEENFSCSICLDVFISPVTTTCGHNFCRTCIKKFWDEQVQYKCPICNEIFHTRPDLRVNTFLSELAAQFRTTVRVKEQPCVEPAEVPCDVCTGTQQKAVKSCLMCFTSYCQTHLEPHQRVARLQKHRLVEPMDRLEDRMCQKHDRLLELFCQTEQVCVCLLCTVTDHKSHPVVPLKEEYEVKTAQLGKTVTDVPQKIQERKQKIKEIKNTVELSNKDADREIAQGGQVFTALIGCVEKGRDEFNQTVQEKLKSTVKQAEDLIKELEQEIEDLTNRSSEVKRLSQTEDHLHFLQTFRSLKDPPPTRDWTTVEVRPPSYVGTLRRSLDQLEETLNMEMKKCDAELKRVQQYEVDVTLDPDTAHPWLILSEDGKQVHDGGVRKKLPDNPKKCTRYTFVLTRQSFSSGRFYFEVQVKDKTGWWLGVARESIERKDMTELTPETGYWTLLYCNGLLLFYDDPVVDLPLRAELQKVGVFVDYDEGLVSFYDVEARVHIYSATGCTFTEPLYPILRPHLHKEGRNSAPLIISPVNQSD